The Coleofasciculus sp. FACHB-T130 genomic sequence TTCTTCTATCCTGACTGCCCGCCAAACATCAAAGTATGGCTCCAACTCTTCATAGTTGCCAATCCGATCGGTTAGGTAAGGATAGAGTTTTCTACTTGGGAGTACCAAAACAGTTCCTAGAAAAACACCACGTAGCAATCCAAGAACCATTTTATTGACTGCTCGATGGCTTGAGGAGATATTACCCGTTTCCCACTCAAGAGCAAAAAGGTGGTTGTCAATGACTTTTGTGGCATCTACCTTTCCTGGCGAGCGGGTTGCATAGTTAATTGAAGTTTCTAGCCTCCATCCGTATCTGTCCCTCAACGCGATCGTGCAAGCTTGTTTAATTGGCTTAACGCCATTACCATGCTTAGTTGGATTGATTGTAAAGCTTGATGTACCAGGAGGATGAACGATTAGAGAGACAGCATCACGAATTTCAGCGCGAATGATAGACCAATCGCTTGATTCTTCAAAACTGCCAACGCTGATTAAGGAAACCTCTTGAACAATCTTCATCCTGACTACTCATATAACTTTGTTACGCAAGAGTAGTACAGTTCTGCCTATTTGGTCGGAGAATTAAGCTGAGTTCCTGCATTGTCCCACAGACAACCCGAACAAGGTGACATTCAAATTATCTTGAGACTAAATTGCTCCACTTTCAATCTTTCGCTTCACCTGGGACTCCAAAATTGCCCCATAAAGGGGACTATTTTGCATCAACTCTTCATGGGTTCCTTGCGCTACCAATCGTCCTTTATCCATCAACAAAATCCGATCGGCATTCCGCACGGTACTAATGCGTTGAGCGATCGCAAAGGTCGTGCAAGCTTTTTGGCGCATCAGGCGATCGAGTTCCTCCTGAATCTGGGCAGCGGTTCTGGCATCTACGGCAGAAGTGCTGTCATCAAGGATGAGAATGCTGTAATCTGTCAGCAATGTGCG encodes the following:
- a CDS encoding restriction endonuclease — its product is MKIVQEVSLISVGSFEESSDWSIIRAEIRDAVSLIVHPPGTSSFTINPTKHGNGVKPIKQACTIALRDRYGWRLETSINYATRSPGKVDATKVIDNHLFALEWETGNISSSHRAVNKMVLGLLRGVFLGTVLVLPSRKLYPYLTDRIGNYEELEPYFDVWRAVRIEEGFLAIFVIEHDRVDNNVPTITKGTDGRALV